In one window of Henckelia pumila isolate YLH828 chromosome 1, ASM3356847v2, whole genome shotgun sequence DNA:
- the LOC140886632 gene encoding mitochondrial uncoupling protein 3 has protein sequence MNAGDNDVKKILLTSLSAMVAETTTFPIDFLKTRLQLHGESLQSVNPASTFEIALQVARNDGVLGLYKGLSPAIFRHMLYTPIRIVGYEHLRGIAVSFSEDSIPFYSKAVIGGISGGIAQLIASPADLIKVRMQADGRMVGQGLRPRYSGLFDALTKIIHSEGYLGLWKGVSPNVQRAFLVNMGELACYDHAKRFIIENQICSDNIYAHTMSSIMSGLSATALSCPADVVKTRMMNQATGAESKFRYRNSYDCLVKTVRIEGFRALWKGFLPTWARLGPWQFVFWVSYEKFRHITGLTSF, from the exons ATGAATGCCGGCGACAATGACGTCAAGAAAATCCTGCTTACGTCACTCTCAGCGATGGTGGCGGAAACGACGACGTTCCCGATCGACTTTCTCAAAACGCGGCTACAACTCCACGGCGAGTCCCTGCAATCGGTGAACCCAGCATCAACGTTCGAAATCGCCTTGCAGGTGGCTCGAAACGACGGCGTTTTGGGTCTGTACAAAGGTCTTTCCCCCGCTATTTTCCGGCACATGTTGTACACACCAATCCGAATAGTAGGCTACGAGCATTTGCGCGGCATCGCTGTAAGTTTCTCCGAGGATTCGATTCCGTTCTACAGCAAAGCGGTAATTGGTGGGATTTCAGGCGGAATTGCACAG CTAATTGCAAGCCCTGCTGATCTCATCAAAGTGAGGATGCAAGCAGATGGTCGTATGGTGGGCCAAGGTTTACGACCTAGGTACTCGGGGCTGTTCGATGCCCTAACTAAAATCATTCACTCTGAAGGATATTTAGGACTTTGGAAAGGCGTTTCCCCTAATGTGCAAAGAGCATTCTTAGTTAACATGGGCGAATTAGCTTGTTACGACCATGCCAAACGATTCATTATCGAAAATCAGATTTGTAGTGACAACATATATGCACACACTATGTCTTCCATTATGTCCGGTCTTTCAGCTACTGCTTTGAGCTGTCCAGCAGACGTAGTTAAGACTAGAATGATGAACCAAGCCACCGGGGCGGAAAGCAAGTTCAGATATAGAAACTCCTATGATTGTCTTGTGAAGACTGTTAGAATTGAAGGATTTCGGGCACTGTGGAAGGGATTTCTACCGACGTGGGCTAGGCTCGGCCCCTGGCAATTTGTGTTCTGGGTCTCATACGAAAAGTTCCGTCATATTACCGGCTTGACGTCCTTCTGA
- the LOC140886624 gene encoding transcription factor MYB106-like: MARLITSNSSENLEVKKGPWTRDEDQKLCEYIEQFGHGSWRALPAKAGLERCGKSCRLRWKNYLRPDIKRGKFSVQEEKTIIRLHALLGNRWSAIASHLPKRTDNEVKNYWNTRVKKRLARMGIDPLTHKPKNVDPDGSAQSRLAANLNHMAQWETARLEAEARLVRESKRLSDLHLQLLRKATAPPPPPCLDVLRVWLATTATANGSLESPTSTFTFSTNSNSTVPLNGGTGPIIENNADVGVKGKMGSSQVQFEDNYIKYPLDYNYNTSSATDVVSASYGINSVSVLVGDNIEDDRSYWNDLLDLLNSPL, from the exons ATGGCAAGATTAATAACGTCGAATTCGAGCGAAAACTTGGAGGTGAAGAAAGGTCCTTGGACTCGAGATGAAGACCAGAAGTTGTGCGAGTACATCGAACAATTCGGCCATGGGAGTTGGCGAGCTCTCCCGGCAAAAGCTG GGCTTGAAAGGTGCGGGAAAAGTTGCAGACTTAGGTGGAAAAATTATCTGAGACCTGATATCAAGAGAGGGAAATTCAGTGTGCAAGAAGAGAAGACCATTATTAGACTTCATGCTCTTTTAGGCAACAG GTGGTCGGCAATAGCAAGCCATTTACCAAAGAGAACCGATAACGAAGTCAAGAACTACTGGAACACCCGTGTCAAGAAACGGTTAGCTCGAATGGGGATCGACCCGTTGACCCACAAGCCGAAGAACGTTGACCCCGACGGCTCCGCTCAATCCAGACTAGCCGCCAACCTCAACCACATGGCGCAATGGGAGACGGCTCGGCTGGAAGCCGAAGCCAGGCTCGTTCGTGAGTCCAAACGTTTGTCGGACCTCCACCTACAACTCCTCCGCAAAGCCACCGCCCCGCCACCTCCGCCGTGCCTTGACGTGCTAAGAGTCTGGCTAGCCACTACCGCCACGGCCAACGGAAGCCTCGAGTCACCAACGTCTACGTTCACCTTCTCCACCAACTCGAACAGTACAGTTCCACTAAACGGTGGAACTGGTCCAATCATCGAGAACAACGCGGACGTCGGAGTCAAGGGTAAAATGGGGAGTTCACAAGTACAGTTTGAAGACAATTATATCAAGTACCCCCTCGACTACAATTATAACACGTCAAGTGCAACAGATGTTGTATCCGCGAGTTACGGCATTAATTCGGTTAGCGTCCTCGTCGGAGATAATATTGAAGACGACAGGAGTTACTGGAATGACCTACTAGATTTGTTGAATTCgccattataa